TTAGCTCTCCTTTTTAATTTTTTTTCCCTGATGTAAGGAATTTTCATAATATAGCCACACTCACTACAAAAAATATTAATTTCGTTATTAATTAGCCGGACAGTGCAGTTGTGACCTGGAACTAAAAACTTGTAACAATTTTTACAATATCTTCGTCCCCAGACTTGAGGAATCTTTGTATTATATTTTTTTGAAATTTTTCGAGCCAATTCAACATAACGGTGAGCTCTTTCAGGATGCTCTTTATATTCTTTTTCTGCACGATTAAAAAGAATATCCATTCGTTCTTTAGCTATTTCAATCATCCAATTTGGTTTTTTTCCTCTAGTCAAAGATACCCCTCTCATACAAAGTATAACTTACTAAAATAAAGCATTACTTAAATAAAATTGAATTAAAAAGATAAATAACATTTTAAGCAATTTAAAATAAAAAGTAATAAAATAAATATTCTTATACCATATAGCACAAGAAGAATATTAAGATAAGTTATGTTTTTTCTATTTAAAAAGCTTTTC
Above is a genomic segment from Methanobrevibacter olleyae containing:
- a CDS encoding ribonuclease P protein component 4, with protein sequence MTRGKKPNWMIEIAKERMDILFNRAEKEYKEHPERAHRYVELARKISKKYNTKIPQVWGRRYCKNCYKFLVPGHNCTVRLINNEINIFCSECGYIMKIPYIREKKLKRRAKIDSYTFKKRDYE